In Microcoleus sp. bin38.metabat.b11b12b14.051, a single genomic region encodes these proteins:
- a CDS encoding pentapeptide repeat-containing protein, which yields MEADRILRQYAAGERNFREINLAGADLKGVNLSEANFTRANFQDANLKGANLTGANLREVKLAGVDLTEANLSEANLIGTDLSRANLTSANLVGANLRGSMAREVNMNKANLTEANLTEANFTEANLFAANLTEASMIRTNLMKANLSWSTLKAVNLTNAILSESLLERANLTQAILSGAMLSGANLTGADLRQVTMVGANLTEANLTNANLRVANVSWSTLRGANLSGANLYRAKLCWSNLSGAVLVEAVLIDANLNRTNFRDADLRRAIMPDGTTNDSQQ from the coding sequence ATGGAGGCCGATCGAATTCTGAGGCAATATGCGGCCGGAGAAAGAAATTTTCGAGAGATTAACCTCGCCGGGGCTGACTTAAAAGGGGTAAACCTCAGCGAGGCTAACTTTACCAGAGCGAATTTCCAAGACGCAAATCTCAAAGGTGCTAACCTGACGGGAGCGAACTTGCGCGAGGTGAAATTGGCAGGGGTGGACTTGACGGAAGCCAATCTCAGCGAAGCAAATCTCATCGGTACCGATTTGAGCCGCGCCAATCTCACCTCGGCTAACCTGGTGGGAGCCAACCTGCGCGGCTCTATGGCGAGAGAAGTCAACATGAATAAGGCTAATTTGACCGAAGCTAATTTGACCGAAGCCAACTTTACCGAAGCGAATTTGTTTGCGGCTAACTTAACCGAAGCTAGCATGATTCGCACTAATTTGATGAAGGCCAACTTGAGTTGGTCAACTCTCAAAGCGGTAAACCTGACAAATGCCATCCTCAGCGAGTCGCTTTTGGAAAGAGCCAACCTGACTCAGGCTATTCTCAGCGGGGCGATGCTCAGCGGAGCCAACCTGACTGGTGCAGACTTGCGCCAGGTAACGATGGTGGGAGCTAATCTCACCGAAGCTAATCTCACCAATGCTAATTTGAGAGTTGCCAATGTCAGTTGGTCAACTCTGCGCGGAGCTAACTTGAGCGGTGCTAATCTGTACCGAGCCAAGCTGTGCTGGTCTAATTTGAGCGGCGCTGTTTTGGTGGAAGCGGTTTTGATTGACGCCAATCTCAATCGAACTAACTTCCGCGATGCAGATTTGAGGCGGGCAATTATGCCGGACGGCACAACTAATGACTCTCAACAATAA
- a CDS encoding sulfite exporter TauE/SafE family protein, which yields MTVSELLILGAAGLFAGILAGFLGIGGGTVLVPLLVALKYAPVQAVATSGLSIVITALSGSIQNWRMGYLSLSQVAGIGFPAVITAQIGAYLAGIFPPYLLLLTFGLLLWLNIYLVEVRKRLTAKGEREREDNKESASISTSALPISTSQSPNNSSILFNPTFAKISTGSVAGLLAGLFGVGGGVIMVPLQILLLGESIKTAIQTSLGVIVITAISATAGHAARGNVVWVVGLILGGGGLLGAQISTRFLPRLPDRTISLAFRSLLAILSIYIFWQAWQKYSH from the coding sequence ATGACTGTCAGCGAATTATTGATTCTGGGTGCGGCCGGACTTTTTGCCGGAATTCTAGCTGGTTTTTTGGGTATTGGTGGCGGTACAGTCCTGGTTCCTTTGTTGGTGGCTCTCAAGTATGCTCCGGTGCAAGCGGTTGCTACTAGCGGTTTGTCGATCGTGATTACAGCTCTTTCTGGCAGCATCCAGAATTGGCGCATGGGCTACCTGAGCTTGAGTCAAGTCGCAGGTATCGGATTTCCCGCGGTCATCACGGCACAAATCGGTGCTTATTTGGCGGGGATATTTCCACCTTACTTGTTGTTACTCACTTTTGGGTTGTTGCTGTGGCTGAATATTTATTTAGTTGAAGTTCGCAAGCGCCTGACAGCTAAAGGGGAAAGGGAAAGGGAAGATAACAAAGAATCTGCCTCAATTAGCACTTCTGCGTTACCAATTTCCACTTCCCAATCCCCCAATAATTCAAGCATTTTATTCAATCCAACTTTTGCTAAAATTTCTACGGGCAGTGTGGCGGGTTTGTTAGCGGGTTTGTTCGGCGTCGGCGGCGGTGTGATTATGGTTCCCCTGCAAATTTTGCTGTTAGGGGAAAGCATTAAAACCGCCATTCAAACGAGTTTGGGCGTCATCGTGATTACGGCAATTTCGGCGACGGCGGGACACGCGGCCCGTGGCAATGTTGTGTGGGTTGTGGGGTTGATTCTGGGCGGTGGCGGTTTGTTGGGCGCGCAAATCAGCACCAGATTTTTGCCGAGATTGCCCGATCGCACTATTAGTTTAGCTTTTCGATCGCTCTTGGCCATCTTATCGATTTATATTTTCTGGCAAGCTTGGCAAAAATATAGTCATTAG
- a CDS encoding GIY-YIG nuclease family protein: MTEDIHPLASLEFIPYIDSEGKLPEFMQGKIGVYAIFDREKVLQFVGYSRDTYLSLKQHLVRQTEHCYWLKVQTIEKPSRTILESIRESWISENGSQPQGNGADATKWNDPIDTKTVMTAQEVANYEGIVADELAKDKLLKNVARRVENEILSLLKARGVTEEIRFNPKLKTSGLLDLK, translated from the coding sequence ATGACAGAAGACATCCACCCTCTTGCCAGTTTAGAATTCATTCCGTACATTGACTCAGAAGGAAAATTGCCCGAGTTTATGCAAGGAAAAATCGGTGTATATGCGATTTTCGATCGAGAGAAAGTGCTGCAATTTGTCGGCTATTCTCGCGATACTTACCTCAGCCTCAAGCAGCATTTGGTACGCCAAACAGAACATTGCTACTGGCTAAAAGTTCAAACTATTGAGAAGCCCAGCCGCACTATACTAGAAAGCATCCGAGAAAGTTGGATTTCTGAAAACGGCTCGCAGCCGCAAGGAAACGGTGCCGATGCCACTAAGTGGAACGATCCCATCGATACCAAAACGGTGATGACTGCCCAAGAAGTGGCAAATTATGAAGGTATTGTCGCCGATGAACTTGCAAAAGATAAGTTGTTGAAAAATGTAGCGCGCCGGGTGGAAAATGAAATTTTATCGCTGCTAAAAGCTCGCGGTGTAACTGAAGAAATTCGGTTTAATCCCAAACTGAAAACTAGCGGCTTGCTGGATTTAAAGTAA
- a CDS encoding response regulator, which yields MRDSLPQTYKGYFTGHDMNYEATGALKGNILIVDDIPNNLHLLAKILSKQGYKTRTAPDGQLALRSIESTHPDLILLDIMMPGMDGYKVCQALKASAATKDIPIIFISALNEVFDKIKAFEVGGVDYITKPFQEQEVLVRVSNQLMQRQLFQQTQSYAQQLEQTLTELKKTQAQLIQKEKMASLGQLAAGIAHEINNPVNFIYGNIGMAGDYARDLLRLLQLYRHYYPQPVAEIVGELNKIQPDFIADDYPKLLKSMKDGASRISEIVVSFRNFSRLGEEKYKPVDIHQGIDNTLVILQHRLKKANTAGDIEVIKQYSQLPKITCYASQLNQVFMNVLTNAIDALEAQPSPRKITISTSLASDSEPALHNLDAKFPHQTSQSVMIHITDNGCGMSEEVRRRIFDPFFTTKPVGGGTGLGLAISHDIVVEKHRGQISCISAIGGGTEFIVKIPISVIAVDS from the coding sequence ATGCGCGACAGCTTACCACAAACCTACAAAGGTTATTTTACCGGACATGACATGAATTACGAAGCAACTGGCGCCCTCAAAGGGAATATTTTAATTGTTGATGACATACCGAATAATTTGCACCTGCTAGCTAAAATACTCTCGAAGCAAGGCTACAAAACACGCACCGCACCAGACGGGCAACTAGCTCTAAGGTCGATCGAATCAACTCATCCCGACTTAATTTTGCTAGACATCATGATGCCCGGTATGGACGGCTACAAAGTCTGCCAAGCATTGAAAGCTTCTGCCGCCACCAAAGACATTCCCATAATTTTTATTAGTGCTTTAAACGAAGTATTCGATAAAATCAAAGCCTTTGAAGTTGGCGGTGTAGATTATATCACAAAACCATTTCAGGAACAAGAAGTTTTGGTGCGCGTCTCAAATCAACTAATGCAGCGCCAGTTGTTCCAGCAAACACAATCCTACGCCCAACAACTCGAACAAACCTTAACAGAACTCAAGAAGACTCAAGCTCAGTTAATCCAGAAAGAAAAAATGGCTTCTTTAGGGCAACTAGCAGCAGGAATCGCTCACGAAATCAACAATCCCGTCAACTTTATCTATGGCAATATTGGTATGGCGGGCGACTACGCACGAGATTTGCTTCGTCTCCTGCAACTCTACCGACATTACTACCCGCAGCCCGTGGCAGAAATTGTCGGCGAATTAAACAAAATTCAACCCGACTTCATCGCAGATGACTATCCAAAACTGCTAAAGTCGATGAAAGATGGTGCCTCTCGAATTAGTGAGATTGTGGTATCTTTTCGCAACTTCTCCCGCCTCGGCGAAGAAAAGTACAAACCAGTGGATATTCATCAAGGTATTGACAATACTTTAGTTATTTTGCAACACAGGCTCAAAAAAGCCAACACCGCGGGTGATATTGAAGTCATCAAACAATACAGTCAACTGCCCAAAATCACCTGTTACGCCAGCCAGTTAAATCAGGTATTCATGAACGTATTAACCAATGCTATTGATGCCCTAGAAGCTCAACCTTCTCCCCGAAAAATCACCATCAGCACTTCATTAGCTTCTGACTCAGAACCTGCACTGCACAATCTTGATGCAAAATTTCCCCATCAAACCTCTCAATCGGTGATGATTCACATTACCGATAACGGTTGCGGGATGAGCGAAGAAGTCCGCCGCCGCATATTTGACCCATTTTTTACTACTAAGCCTGTGGGCGGCGGTACTGGATTGGGGTTAGCCATCAGTCACGATATTGTAGTAGAAAAACATCGAGGTCAAATTAGTTGTATTTCTGCGATCGGCGGCGGGACAGAGTTTATTGTAAAGATTCCGATATCTGTTATAGCAGTTGACAGTTGA
- a CDS encoding ATP-binding protein, with protein sequence MPIHPLNSAVAKIFSKLRLRTLLIVPFVSLTVSAVGLVGYLSFKSGRESVEDLAHQLMAQVGERINDRLTNDSGPSKISAFLDRLYFSPSGQTFIMERSGNLIATSTLETTFVKQAKQQPTRLLAVNSQDIKTRDIARELANRFGNLSSLDRAQQFTITSQGSRQFVGITPYADGRGLDWLIVVVMPESDFMARIQANTRNTFWLCAGTLVLASAIGLLTSRWVTNPILRLNTAAKNVAKGEWDRALEIRRFDEIGELANSFNLMAAELQQAFAEQKSLTEALAESESQLKQFFEAIPAGVSIHDASGQVIYLNQTAKRWIGVENIPEKTLPEMVEVYQICRENQPDPTEELPVFRALCGETALVDDLELHRDGKIIFLEVHATPIFDASGNVTYVVNALTDISERKQSEKILTDYNHTLENEVAERTTALARANELLNSEVADRQLLEQKLYSSTEQILNIFDSIADIILIIEPKQKTIQIIPTKGIFQYENDVIMSESIIEKFFHNESQDIYFDQVREALATQQTISLDYSIQINNQEIWFSAKISPLSDNSAVWVARDISDRQLAEARLLEAQKIARIGSWEYDTASATSTWSQELYRMFELAPTQKPLATAELIERFHPEDRSPYLTMLRERAISKKSFELDLRMICRDGSLTYLKVRGKPVFDQKGELLRWFGTVLDISAYKQVEAALRESAQREQAIARSIDRIRQSLDIDTIFATTTSELRQTLKCDRVAIYRFNPDWSGEFVAESRGEGWISVIQKQSDGFNWQNSLVEDSCCTAKTLQIYHTTVQDTYLQKNQGGMYELGIAYRTIEDIYNAGFSPCYVQLLEQFQARAYIICPIFCGSQLWGLLASYQNSGPRTWREAEINVGLQISTQLGIALQQAQFLEATQQQTVQLQKAAWAAEAANLAKSTFLANMSHELRTPLNAILGFSQLMQRSTNLNPEQQENIRIINRSGEHLLSLINQILDLAKIEAGRITLNPTEFKLSSLLDEVKEMFQLQAREQKLHLICDFDRDVPEYVCADRLKLRQVLINLLSNAIKFTKQGEVSVTISAVVDGEKQQLPINYQLHFEIEDTGCGIAADELEQLFQAFVQTKSGEKSQQGTGLGLAISQHFVNLMGGTIAVHSQVGSGTTFAFDIPIIAVDATGIQPAQPPRRAIALAPNQPRYRILIVDDRSDNRKLLLTMLAAFDFELLEASNGEEAIEVWASFEPHLIFMDMWMPVMDGGEATQQIKATVKGQTTAIIAVSADRAQEARTVSASDDCDDFIHKPFRDTQIFATLHKHLGVRYIYEDPETVPEPTSTEAPTSETLAGLPADWLAALEKATIECDLELILSQIEQIRDRDRSLASALTALANEFQFNQILALIRPQT encoded by the coding sequence ATGCCCATTCATCCCCTCAACAGCGCAGTCGCCAAAATTTTTAGCAAGCTGCGCCTGCGAACACTTTTGATTGTTCCCTTTGTATCGCTAACAGTCAGCGCCGTCGGGCTAGTCGGTTATCTTTCTTTCAAAAGCGGGCGGGAATCAGTCGAGGATTTAGCACACCAGTTAATGGCACAAGTAGGAGAGCGAATTAACGATCGCCTCACCAATGACTCTGGCCCGTCCAAAATTAGCGCTTTTCTCGATCGCCTCTACTTCTCCCCATCGGGACAAACTTTTATTATGGAGCGATCGGGCAATTTAATTGCCACATCCACCCTAGAAACGACTTTTGTCAAGCAAGCAAAACAGCAACCGACGCGATTGCTAGCCGTCAACAGCCAGGATATCAAAACGCGAGACATTGCTCGGGAACTCGCCAACCGATTTGGCAATTTGAGCTCGCTGGATAGAGCCCAGCAATTTACCATAACGAGCCAGGGATCTCGGCAATTTGTCGGCATTACTCCCTATGCAGATGGCCGCGGCTTGGATTGGTTGATTGTGGTGGTAATGCCAGAGTCGGATTTCATGGCTCGCATTCAAGCGAATACCCGCAATACATTTTGGTTGTGCGCGGGTACTCTGGTGTTGGCCAGTGCGATCGGATTGTTAACTTCCCGTTGGGTAACCAACCCAATTTTGCGCTTGAATACCGCCGCCAAAAATGTGGCAAAAGGCGAATGGGATCGAGCTTTAGAAATTAGACGCTTCGATGAGATCGGAGAACTCGCCAATTCCTTCAATCTGATGGCAGCGGAACTGCAACAGGCTTTTGCCGAACAAAAATCTTTAACTGAAGCCTTAGCGGAAAGCGAGAGCCAACTCAAGCAATTTTTTGAAGCTATACCAGCAGGCGTATCTATCCACGATGCTTCCGGTCAAGTCATCTACTTAAATCAAACTGCCAAGCGTTGGATTGGCGTAGAAAATATCCCCGAAAAAACTTTACCAGAAATGGTAGAAGTTTATCAAATCTGTCGCGAAAACCAGCCTGATCCAACTGAAGAATTGCCCGTCTTCAGAGCGCTGTGCGGCGAAACGGCACTCGTTGACGATTTAGAATTGCATCGAGATGGAAAGATTATTTTTCTTGAGGTGCACGCCACACCAATTTTTGACGCCAGCGGCAACGTTACTTATGTTGTCAATGCTCTTACGGACATCTCAGAACGCAAACAATCAGAAAAAATATTAACTGACTACAATCACACTTTAGAAAACGAAGTAGCGGAACGTACTACTGCCTTAGCTCGTGCGAACGAACTATTAAACTCTGAAGTGGCAGACCGCCAATTGCTCGAACAAAAACTTTACAGTTCTACCGAGCAAATTTTGAATATTTTCGACTCTATAGCAGATATTATATTGATTATCGAACCCAAACAAAAAACTATCCAAATTATACCGACCAAGGGCATTTTTCAATACGAAAATGACGTAATCATGAGCGAATCCATCATCGAAAAATTTTTTCATAATGAAAGCCAAGACATTTATTTCGATCAAGTTCGAGAGGCATTAGCAACTCAACAAACTATAAGTCTTGATTACAGTATTCAGATTAACAACCAAGAAATTTGGTTTAGTGCTAAAATTTCGCCGCTCTCAGATAACTCCGCAGTTTGGGTAGCCCGGGACATTAGCGATCGCCAGTTAGCCGAAGCCCGACTGCTGGAAGCCCAAAAAATTGCCCGTATTGGCAGTTGGGAATACGATACAGCTTCAGCAACCAGCACTTGGAGTCAAGAACTCTATCGGATGTTCGAGCTCGCTCCAACTCAAAAACCCCTAGCAACCGCAGAATTAATCGAGCGTTTTCATCCCGAAGATCGATCGCCCTATTTGACAATGCTTCGGGAGCGAGCGATCAGCAAAAAAAGCTTTGAGCTCGATCTGCGAATGATCTGCCGAGATGGCTCGCTCACATACCTGAAAGTCCGAGGGAAACCAGTTTTTGATCAAAAAGGAGAGTTGCTGCGTTGGTTCGGTACTGTCTTGGATATTAGCGCTTACAAACAAGTCGAAGCAGCTTTGCGAGAAAGCGCCCAGCGGGAACAAGCGATCGCCCGATCGATCGATCGCATCCGTCAGTCTTTAGATATTGACACCATCTTCGCCACCACAACCTCGGAATTGCGACAAACCCTCAAGTGCGATCGAGTTGCTATCTATCGCTTTAATCCTGATTGGAGCGGCGAATTTGTTGCCGAGTCCAGAGGGGAGGGTTGGATATCTGTGATCCAAAAACAATCAGACGGTTTTAACTGGCAAAATAGTCTCGTAGAAGACTCTTGCTGTACGGCGAAAACCCTGCAAATTTACCATACAACAGTGCAGGATACCTACCTCCAAAAAAATCAAGGCGGGATGTACGAGCTAGGCATTGCTTATCGCACGATCGAAGACATATACAACGCTGGATTTAGTCCTTGTTACGTGCAACTATTAGAGCAATTTCAAGCCAGAGCCTACATTATTTGCCCCATATTCTGCGGCAGTCAACTTTGGGGTTTGCTCGCCAGCTATCAAAATTCTGGGCCCCGCACTTGGCGCGAAGCAGAAATCAATGTTGGGCTGCAAATTAGCACTCAACTGGGAATCGCCCTACAACAAGCCCAATTCCTCGAAGCCACTCAACAGCAAACAGTACAGCTCCAAAAAGCAGCCTGGGCAGCAGAAGCCGCCAACCTCGCCAAAAGCACTTTTTTAGCCAACATGAGCCACGAGCTCCGCACGCCCCTCAACGCAATTCTCGGCTTCTCGCAACTGATGCAGCGATCGACCAACCTCAACCCCGAACAACAGGAAAATATCCGCATCATCAACCGCAGCGGAGAACACTTGCTAAGTCTGATCAATCAAATATTAGATTTAGCCAAAATAGAGGCGGGACGCATTACGCTCAATCCCACAGAATTTAAATTAAGCAGCCTGCTCGACGAGGTAAAAGAGATGTTTCAACTCCAGGCGCGGGAGCAAAAATTGCATTTAATATGTGATTTTGATAGGGATGTTCCCGAGTACGTATGCGCCGATAGACTTAAGTTGCGCCAAGTTTTAATTAATCTGCTTTCTAACGCCATTAAATTCACGAAACAAGGAGAAGTTTCGGTAACAATAAGCGCGGTGGTAGATGGAGAAAAGCAGCAATTACCAATCAATTACCAATTACATTTTGAAATAGAAGACACAGGCTGCGGCATAGCTGCTGATGAGTTAGAGCAGCTTTTTCAAGCCTTTGTGCAAACCAAATCCGGAGAAAAATCGCAGCAGGGAACCGGTTTGGGGCTCGCCATCAGCCAACACTTTGTCAACCTGATGGGCGGCACGATCGCTGTGCACAGTCAAGTAGGAAGTGGCACCACCTTTGCGTTTGATATCCCCATCATCGCCGTTGATGCGACGGGCATTCAACCCGCACAGCCACCGCGTCGGGCGATCGCCCTAGCACCCAACCAGCCCCGCTACCGGATCTTGATTGTGGACGATCGATCGGACAACCGCAAACTGCTGCTAACAATGCTCGCAGCCTTTGACTTCGAGCTCCTTGAAGCCAGCAACGGCGAAGAAGCGATCGAAGTGTGGGCGAGTTTTGAGCCGCACTTAATTTTCATGGATATGTGGATGCCGGTAATGGATGGAGGCGAAGCAACGCAACAGATTAAAGCCACCGTTAAAGGTCAAACTACCGCGATTATTGCCGTGAGTGCCGATCGCGCCCAGGAAGCGCGAACCGTTTCTGCATCAGATGATTGCGATGACTTTATCCACAAACCTTTTCGAGATACACAAATCTTTGCCACCCTCCACAAACATCTCGGAGTGCGTTACATTTACGAAGACCCAGAAACTGTGCCGGAGCCAACTTCAACCGAGGCTCCGACCTCCGAGACTCTTGCAGGTTTACCAGCGGATTGGCTGGCAGCTTTAGAGAAAGCCACAATTGAGTGCGATTTAGAGTTGATTCTCAGTCAAATAGAGCAAATTCGCGATCGCGATCGTTCTTTAGCTAGCGCTCTCACCGCCTTAGCTAACGAGTTTCAGTTCAATCAAATACTAGCTCTCATCCGTCCCCAAACCTAA